One Cellulomonas taurus genomic region harbors:
- a CDS encoding sulfurtransferase, with amino-acid sequence MSEVIVSAEALAQELARVRVLDVRWQLNGPPGIDGYRAGHIPGAIYVDLDTELAAPPSPAGGRHPLPDPAALQRAARTWGLRQGELVVVYDDSGSMSAARAWWLLRWAGVEDVRILDGGLAAWTAGGFEVDQTQVHPPLGDVELDGGHLPTLDADGAAAWPQEGLLLDARAGERFRGEVEPVDPRAGHIPGAVSAPTAENLGDDGTFLPTDALTQRFAALGAPAGGRVAVYCGSGVTAAHQAAALTMAGYEPVLYPGSWSQWSSDPDRPVATGG; translated from the coding sequence ATGTCCGAGGTGATCGTGTCCGCTGAGGCACTGGCGCAGGAGCTCGCGCGGGTCCGGGTGCTCGACGTGCGGTGGCAGCTGAACGGCCCGCCGGGGATCGACGGGTACCGGGCCGGCCACATCCCCGGGGCGATCTACGTCGACCTGGACACCGAGCTCGCCGCACCGCCCAGCCCGGCCGGTGGTCGGCATCCACTGCCCGACCCGGCCGCCCTGCAACGGGCCGCCCGCACCTGGGGCCTGCGCCAGGGCGAGTTGGTGGTGGTCTACGACGACTCGGGGTCGATGTCCGCCGCCCGCGCCTGGTGGCTGCTGCGCTGGGCCGGGGTCGAGGACGTGCGCATCCTGGACGGTGGCCTCGCCGCCTGGACCGCCGGTGGCTTCGAGGTGGACCAGACCCAGGTGCACCCTCCGCTCGGCGACGTCGAACTCGACGGCGGTCACCTGCCGACCCTGGACGCCGACGGCGCCGCCGCCTGGCCGCAGGAGGGTCTGCTGCTGGACGCCCGCGCCGGTGAGCGGTTCCGCGGCGAGGTCGAACCTGTCGACCCCCGCGCCGGACACATCCCCGGCGCGGTCAGTGCGCCCACCGCGGAGAACCTCGGCGACGACGGCACCTTCCTGCCCACCGACGCTCTGACCCAGCGGTTCGCCGCTCTCGGTGCGCCCGCGGGTGGCCGGGTCGCCGTCTACTGCGGGTCCGGGGTCACCGCCGCGCACCAGGCGGCGGCATTGACCATGGCCGGGTACGAGCCGGTGCTGTACCCGGGCAGTTGGTCGCAGTGGTCCAGCGACCCGGATCGGCCGGTGGCGACCGGGGGCTGA
- a CDS encoding Abi family protein: MKSFRSHDELVALLQQRGMDVDDPIRARATLRRHGYHRLGGYRYPFRRPLPPERVDVDARSFRSDDYQSGTRLDDVIQLVEFDARLRQVCLVGLFEFEVRLRAAIAHALAARDPLAHRDVMHLDGAVCASSAKGGTKFEAWMATADNAERRGRDEDYCVHHRARSSDPQLPVWALVELLDFGSLPYLFDLLKVDDRRAVAEAFGIRHPSSFVKWVHSLCDLRNVCAHNQRLFNRSFKRTLVVRTPGIAPDLDHLVASHYYPVGTAAKKLYPVVAVLATALRGHESGSQWPLAFKTQVRKLPSIRLSASARPLITAEDSMGFPSNWETLPMWSGAVTR; encoded by the coding sequence GTGAAGTCCTTCCGCTCCCACGATGAGCTGGTCGCTCTGCTGCAGCAGCGTGGGATGGACGTCGACGACCCGATCCGAGCGCGCGCGACGTTGCGTCGCCACGGCTACCACCGTCTCGGCGGTTACCGGTATCCCTTCCGCCGCCCTCTGCCACCCGAGCGGGTCGACGTCGACGCGAGATCGTTCCGCTCGGATGACTACCAGTCAGGAACGCGCCTGGACGACGTGATCCAACTCGTCGAGTTCGACGCACGACTCCGTCAGGTCTGCCTGGTCGGATTGTTCGAATTCGAAGTTCGGTTGCGTGCGGCGATCGCTCACGCGCTCGCAGCACGGGACCCGTTGGCACACCGCGACGTCATGCATCTGGACGGGGCTGTCTGCGCGTCTTCCGCGAAAGGAGGCACCAAGTTCGAAGCGTGGATGGCTACGGCCGACAACGCGGAGAGGCGTGGTCGCGACGAGGACTACTGTGTGCACCACCGCGCACGAAGCAGTGATCCTCAGCTACCGGTGTGGGCGCTGGTCGAGCTGTTGGACTTCGGGTCCCTGCCCTATCTCTTCGACCTACTCAAGGTGGACGACCGCCGGGCGGTAGCCGAAGCGTTCGGAATCCGACACCCATCCAGCTTCGTCAAATGGGTGCACTCCTTGTGCGATCTGCGCAACGTCTGCGCGCACAACCAGAGGCTGTTCAACCGGTCGTTCAAGCGCACCCTCGTCGTGCGCACGCCAGGTATCGCGCCGGACCTGGATCACTTGGTGGCGTCGCACTACTACCCCGTCGGCACCGCCGCCAAGAAGCTCTACCCGGTTGTCGCGGTCCTGGCCACGGCGCTACGCGGTCACGAGAGCGGCAGCCAGTGGCCACTCGCGTTCAAGACGCAGGTGCGCAAGCTCCCATCGATCAGACTGTCGGCATCCGCGCGTCCACTGATCACCGCTGAGGATTCGATGGGATTCCCGTCGAACTGGGAGACGCTCCCCATGTGGAGCGGAGCCGTCACTCGGTAG
- a CDS encoding DNA polymerase domain-containing protein, with the protein MTPSASPATEIEVRGRTVRVSNPQKVYFAERGYTKLDVVEYLLAVGDGILNALLHRPTTLERWPKGVFPGATLSTRADNRGDAFFQKRVPQGAPEYVETARIVFPSGRTADEVSPTELAVVVWAANLGTLTFHPWPVTADDVEAPDQLRIDLDPQPGTDFTDAARVAPHVREILSEHGLTGYPKTSGGRGLHIFAPIEPRWTFTQCRRAAIAVGRELERRLPGQVTTKWWKEERGEAIFVDYNQMARDRTIASAYSIRPNLRATVSTPLRWEEVGDVHPDDFDLRTVPARFAEVGDLFAPLTAGAPDRGSLAGLLDLADRDERDHGLADLPYPPEYPKMPGEPKRVQPSKDRDRGTTTE; encoded by the coding sequence ATGACGCCCAGTGCCTCCCCCGCGACCGAGATCGAGGTGCGTGGTCGCACGGTCAGGGTCAGCAATCCGCAGAAGGTGTACTTCGCCGAGCGGGGCTACACCAAGCTGGATGTGGTCGAGTACCTGCTCGCCGTCGGCGACGGCATCCTCAACGCGCTGCTGCACCGGCCCACCACCCTGGAGCGGTGGCCGAAGGGCGTCTTCCCCGGAGCCACCCTGTCCACCCGCGCCGACAACCGCGGTGACGCGTTCTTCCAGAAGCGGGTGCCGCAGGGGGCGCCGGAGTACGTCGAGACCGCCCGGATCGTCTTCCCCTCCGGTCGCACCGCCGACGAGGTCAGCCCCACCGAGCTCGCCGTGGTGGTCTGGGCGGCGAACCTCGGCACCCTGACCTTCCACCCGTGGCCGGTCACCGCCGACGACGTGGAGGCGCCGGACCAGCTGCGGATCGACCTGGACCCCCAACCCGGCACCGACTTCACCGACGCCGCCCGGGTCGCGCCGCACGTCCGGGAGATCCTGAGCGAACACGGACTGACCGGGTACCCGAAGACCTCCGGCGGCCGCGGGCTGCACATCTTCGCGCCGATCGAGCCGCGCTGGACCTTCACCCAGTGTCGGCGTGCGGCGATCGCCGTCGGCCGGGAGCTGGAACGTCGGCTGCCAGGACAGGTCACGACCAAGTGGTGGAAGGAGGAGCGTGGCGAGGCGATCTTCGTCGACTACAACCAGATGGCCCGCGACCGCACCATCGCCTCGGCCTACTCCATCCGGCCCAATCTGCGAGCGACCGTCTCCACGCCGTTGCGGTGGGAGGAGGTGGGCGACGTCCATCCCGACGACTTCGACCTGCGCACCGTCCCGGCCCGGTTCGCCGAGGTCGGGGACCTGTTCGCGCCGCTGACCGCCGGTGCGCCGGACCGTGGGTCCCTGGCGGGCCTGCTCGACCTGGCCGACCGGGACGAGCGCGACCACGGGTTGGCCGACCTGCCCTATCCGCCGGAGTATCCCAAGATGCCCGGCGAACCGAAGCGGGTGCAGCCGAGCAAGGACCGCGACCGCGGCACCACTACCGAGTGA
- a CDS encoding lytic polysaccharide monooxygenase, translating into MNRRQRLTSAAAAVAVTAGLGFAAAPTAWSHGYIGGSSSQLIARAAMPGNTGLGAVQYEPQSIEGPKGFPAQGPADGTLASGGNTRFSELDQQSSTRWVKNQVTTDQVKVSWNYTAFHATTKWEYYITKQGWNQNAPLSRSSLELIETVPGNGAAPVQGVQHTLDIPADRTGYHVIYAVWVVDNTSNAFYNAIDVNIQ; encoded by the coding sequence ATGAATCGACGTCAGCGACTCACCAGCGCCGCGGCGGCCGTCGCCGTCACCGCGGGACTCGGCTTCGCCGCGGCACCGACCGCCTGGTCGCACGGGTACATCGGCGGCAGCAGTTCGCAGCTGATCGCCCGGGCCGCGATGCCGGGCAACACCGGCCTGGGCGCCGTGCAGTACGAACCGCAGAGCATCGAGGGACCGAAGGGCTTCCCGGCGCAGGGACCGGCCGACGGCACCCTGGCCTCCGGCGGCAACACCCGGTTCTCCGAGCTGGACCAGCAGAGCTCGACCCGCTGGGTGAAGAACCAGGTGACCACCGACCAGGTCAAGGTGTCCTGGAACTACACCGCGTTCCACGCCACGACCAAGTGGGAGTACTACATCACCAAGCAGGGCTGGAACCAGAACGCCCCGCTGTCCCGGTCGTCGCTGGAACTGATCGAGACCGTGCCGGGCAACGGTGCGGCCCCGGTCCAGGGCGTGCAGCACACCCTGGACATCCCGGCCGACCGGACCGGCTACCACGTGATCTACGCGGTGTGGGTGGTCGACAACACGTCCAACGCGTTCTACAACGCGATCGACGTCAACATCCAGTGA
- the nrdI gene encoding class Ib ribonucleoside-diphosphate reductase assembly flavoprotein NrdI: MRTTPVYYYSSASGLVRSFAERLDRPVFNLAERQHRMSRVDGPWVLLTPSYKTGNENNDTIPEAVRRFLRDPTNRRRMVGVMGSGNRNFGRHYQMACRQIAERSGRPVLFEFEIAGTPWDVTECRRILAELDAALAAGHDVQLG, encoded by the coding sequence GTGCGGACGACCCCGGTGTACTACTACTCGAGCGCCAGCGGACTGGTGCGGTCGTTCGCCGAGCGCCTCGACCGGCCGGTGTTCAACCTGGCCGAGCGACAGCACAGGATGAGCCGGGTCGACGGCCCCTGGGTGCTGCTGACCCCGTCGTACAAGACCGGGAACGAGAACAACGACACGATCCCCGAGGCGGTCCGGCGGTTCCTGCGCGATCCGACCAACCGTCGCCGGATGGTCGGGGTGATGGGCTCCGGGAACCGGAACTTCGGGCGGCACTACCAGATGGCGTGTCGGCAGATCGCTGAGCGGTCGGGCCGTCCGGTGCTCTTCGAGTTCGAGATCGCGGGCACCCCGTGGGACGTCACGGAGTGCCGCCGCATCCTGGCCGAGCTGGACGCCGCGCTCGCCGCCGGGCACGACGTCCAGCTCGGCTGA